The DNA region GCCGATGGAGTACGCGCCCTTCTTTAAATCCGAAGTTTGCCAGGAACCAGTACAAAATTGGCTTGCAACGTGTACattatagaaaatatagaaGCATTGAATTGATAATGTGGTTGTGATTTGTTGCTGAATGGTCCCAATACCTTTTCCATCCCCAGTTAAGTGCAAAGGGCTAACCTACTGTCAGTATTAACTTCCTCTAGGTAAATCAAGGTAAATGAAGGAACACGTAAAAGTTCACCTGCAGCGACACCAAAATATATTGGCACGCTAAATCGTTACAAGTTTGGAAAGATGGGTTGTAGAAGCATAAATCGAGTTTTAAGCTTAAATACTCTCCAGAATCCCTCTCCCATTTCTATCGCCAATCGCGTGCAAAGGGCCAAGGGCTCCGGCAGAGATGTCAAATTGCGAAACAAGTTTCGTTCAGATCTTAGTGAAACGTATGTGTTTACGCGACAGTGCCGCGTATTTCATAGTTTGCGTGAACTTGGCATCGGAAGAGAAGCTGTGCAACGACTGCCCGGACGGTTCTGTAAGCCAGCGGGGAATCGGTTCGCGTTTGCCGGTCCGTATCGATGAATATTAGATAGGCGGGAAGTTTTCCGGGAAACATTTTTACACGGCTCGCGTAACGACAGGAACGATAGCGGACGTAAGCGTTGCTCGACGCGCGATCAGCCAGCGGATTCTCGAGCACGTCCTGAAGACGGCATCATCAGCGAAGACGTGCAACCGCACCGCGCCGCCACCTACTTTCTCCCGGATGAAATTTATGTATGGAAATATCCGCGTGAGCATTACGCATGTAGAATATCACGACCAGCAGCTGGAGGCCCTCCCGTGACGACACTTCCttggaaaatgtattttaacGCTCACGATGGAGGCGGCAAGGTGGAAATATGCGCTCGAGCGACCCTTTCCTTTCCCGCACCATTCGTTTTCTCTCGGTTGCCTCACCTCCTCTCCTTCTCCTCTCGCCCTCGTTTCGTTCTTCTCTCTCCAACACCTACCGAGCCTCCATCGACAACCCTACAGGCATCGGCATCGACGCCCACGCGAGAACTACATACAGTCGAGAGCTTCTTTCATATTTCCGCGTGTAGATTTGCGGTACACGAGAACCGCGTTCCCCGCGTCCTCGAATATCCTCATGTTTTATGCACGCAAGGTGACAATTTTATCACGCCCGCGTACAGATTGTTAGGAGTGAATGGCAGCGACTCGGACAGTTCAGTCCGGCCATCCACACACCTGCTCAGGCTGCCccaattaatcctttgcactcgaaaattaaacattccttctgtcctagaatatttccattccttgtgattttttaaaattttattttaatattaaacaatacttcgaataatggtacagcaatttttagtggtgactctgtgtctcgagtgccaagggttaaCAGTTTcaccgaagaaaaacgagttcgCCTTCTCGCAGATTACTGCTGATCGCGCATAgcagccctttgcactcggaactattctAACGCGAAACCCAAACATCTCTTCCCTCCTAGAATATTTACATTCTAcgtaatttgtttaattttatcACAATTTTTCACCGCTTTTCCTAACGGATTGAGAATTTTCGTGTAATCGCGGCAACTCGAAAACCAGGTGCATTTTATAATACAGGAATGAACGCGTTCAGCATTTGCTTCACTGCACTTTGATCGTGCCAGTCACATTTCCCTGGACAGACGCTTAACTcgataagattaacaaaatcaGTAATCGTTCGTCAAACAGCGAATCGTGTTTAAGAACTTTTCGCGTCATCTTTTTGGCCGTCGTCTGTCTGATTGTATCTGTATCCCATGTCAATGCGGATATTGTTTCCATTGATTAGAGGATTCTCGATGCATGCTTGAATCAGGTGGGCGACCTCCTCGCAACAGCCGTAGCGTCTGGGAGTGAGCATCATTTGTATGTTTCTTTTCTTTATTTCTGGTTTCTGTGGAGCTGAAGAGGAGAATGCAAATGATAAATGTAAAGGAAACAAAATCATCGTGTTTAGGGAGAGAAATGGGACGTTGATTGGGCTGGAGAGATAAGAATCTATGGTCTTACCCGTCATGGGGCTGTCTATGTATCCGGGGCATACGCCGACGACTCGTATTCCTTTTTGCGCGAGCCCTCTGGCCATAGGCATTGTCATACCGGCGACCGCTGCTTTCGAGCCACCGTAAACGACAAATTCCGGTGGCGCTTCACACGCCATCGAGCTCGAGAGATTGATAATGACACCCCTCTGTTTATGCGCATCCGGTTTATTTTCTGCCATTAAGGGAGCCATTAACCGGGTCACGTTGAAAACGCCCCACACGTTCGTGTCGAACATGCACCTGTACGCGTCCATCGAATGTGGCTTTTTCTTCTTGAAATCGTACACGGGGAACACCGAGGCCATCCCCGCCGCATTCACGAGCACGTTCACCCCGCCGAATTTCTCTTTCACGCACTTTATGCTCTCCATTACGTCCTTTTCCGCCCTCACCTACGAAACGGCCTCATAAATCCATTTTTCTCAAAGAAAACTGCGCAAAATCACCCCCCccccaccgatttcgatgaaactttcacaattcatataacccacacagatctataaaacacatttttcaaaatttcaatatagacccgcataaaaaagttgtaaaatgcaacatttagtatagtcaaatgcaatttttgaaaaaatttgttttcacatcctgtagtaaacttattgctctagctttccaaagaagttcaaatcgcatagtccaatattggaaaagttacggtgtttttaagagtgtccgaatattagtgggagtcactgtacatccCTCATCCTTCCTTGGTTCTTATATGAAAATTACTTCTGGTTGTTTGGGTCCTCagaaaaataagaataaaaGTGGAAATAAAAATGTGTTGTCGGAGTGGGTGTGTTTTAAGGACGCTGTAAGTTTTGGTTTGTTTTAGAGGATGTAGTTTAAGATCAAAGTAAGTTACGAGCGAGCGCGATCGTCTTCCAGAAACGTTTTTGAACAGAGCGTCGAAAGCGAACTTTCATCGTAATGCCATTTTATGTGGCATAACGGAGAGCCTTATCCGTAGAAATGATATTGAGTGTAGTTTTATAACAAACTCGACTTACGTCGGTACACGAAAATAAAGCTCTGTCGCCCAGACTCTCGGCAACTTTAATTCCAGTGCAGGATATGTCGGCTAGCACTACTTTACCACCTTGGCAGTAGATTTTCTCGGCAACAGCTTTTCCTATACCGTGCGCGCCGCCGGTTATGTAAGCAACAATATGCTGGAAAGAACATTCGATGTAAATAAATTCAGGATCAATAAATAAGTTTGTAGATCCTTCTCCGGATACATACAGAAGCTCTGAAATTCTATGTATTCGTGTAGAAATTTAGTCGGTGGGTCTTTAAGGATCTATTATTTCGCTGACACTGTTGCTATCGTTTAATAATTCAACGAAGATTTGAATAACGagattttaaagaaatttaagAAGCCGAATTATCATAATGTTACCTGCATTTTCGCCATTTTGACATTCCTTGGTTATTACACACCGCGGAGCTGAAATTGGATTTCCCTTGTTCCTTAACTTTCCCTCGTTTCGTCTAAGAAGATTTCAAGTTAGTCGAGTGCTTCGAACATTCTAAGAAAAACTTTAAAAATCCGATGAATCGAGTTCCTTCCCTGttttcccttctctctctctctctctctctctctctctctctctctctctctttctctcgagtaCTTATTACACGatgcaattatttttaatggaGAACGAAATCTCTGCTGCCTCCGCCCCGTAGTTTATAGACGAATGCGCTCCATTGATCAAACATTTATTGTCAAAACGAAATAACCTTCGCTTACCAGGCTTTCCTATATCTTCATCGAATTATTTAATCAATCAGTAGGCATCGTCAAATGACAGTTCTATCGAAACAGCGGTTGAAAAGGGACGACTGTCATTCTATTAAGTTGTTCGCAAAGTAATTTCGTCTTTCCTGTAGAGATGGCattgcttttattttttttatacgatgaAAAGTTGGCTTCCATTTTCAACACTACTTTATTTTATTCGTACTTATTCTGTACGTAAAATTTTACGTGTGGACGTTTTATTGCTAATTTCACAGAATCTTAGACAAATGTTTTGTTCAGTTTTCTAGTTGAAGTAACAAGAAGGTAAATTGTTGTATTCGAGGAACAGGGTTTCGCGATGCGAAAATTCGTAGGGAGCATCGATCTGGTAAGGCGGCAACGTCAGGCGGACCATGTAACCTAATTCGCGGCGATTAAATGCAACGGTTGTGATAAGGCTTGTAAATTGAGCGAATTATGCCGTTGGTACCGTTGCTCGACGTAGCCCCGGCCGATTAACATGCGCATTACGCGAGGTAGGAACGCTCGACCTGACATTTACATTGGAACGTGTCGAACAACCTGAGACCTTTATAACACCTGGTGCCTGGGACACCTTCTGACACTCTGCTTCATCGATCTCGACCATTGTCTTCGCCCTGTGTGTCCCCATCCTGAAATTAAATCCATCGAAATCGGTTCCAATCAAAACCTCTCTCGCTGGAAGTCGTGAAATTCATGCATTCGACAAACGTTAActtatcctctctctctctctctcgtctcttGAACCTAAAATTAAATTCACATTCGAACGGTGGAATCCAACTAAATCAGCTTACCATTAaatattcatcgtttcagaccCTGAGGTTTCTATATCGAACAAAACGCTCGAAGAAACCCAGAAATATTTTTCTCGCCAGCGTGaccaataaaattttcattgctGGGAAATCTTATTAAAGGTTTCGAGCAAcaaacggttcgatcaaatccAGCAACGGTGGAAGTCGCAATCGCGTGGCACGAGGACGGGTTGTTAACAGGGGAACGATCTACGAGCGCGACGTGTAGCAACACTCTCGGGGGCCCCCGACGAATTGTTAGTTCGTATGCTCGAGCAATTTCAATTCTTCGCTACTTCCAATTTCCTGGGCGTCATTACCGGCGTTCAGTAAACCCTCGGCCAGGAGAAATCTTACGGTGTTTTCATTGGAAGAAAACCCGGAGAGCGGTACCCTAACCGCCGTCGGAGCTTCTGCTCGCGACAGCCATCGGCTTTCGTTCCTTCCGCCATATCCGTAGGAGCCCTCTCTACCCCTCTGGACCAATCGTCCCTTAAACCGGCAATATTCAGCTGCCTAGCGAGCTGACTGCTCGCCGCCcacacgtacatacatacacacacgtaaatacagagagacagacagacagacgtaCAGACGGTTCTGTTGCGTATCGAGCGACGGAAGACAGCTCTCCTCTGCTACCTGGCTGGCACCTTCGTTTTGCACACGGCTgcgaatcctggaaaaacgcgCAAAAGGGGTAGAAATGAGTCTCGCGCGGAGGGATGAAACGTAGGATGCTGAGGTCGGGACGTGAGCACGCCGGAATAAGGGGTTGatggagacagagagagagagagagagaaagagagagggagagagagaggtcgcAGAGGTCGGACACCACGTAAATTGCATACCCGATTGCGGTCTACTGAAGAGTGGCGCCCTCCGCTGGCCAACCCCCTCTTCAGACCGTACCAACCCCAAACTGGATCTAACAAGCCAGCAACCACAGACTAGGTTCAGCTTGCAACGGGACTGCCACCTCTAGGGATTGCCGGCGGGTAAAGCTGGTGAACTGTCCCTCATGTCCTGCTACCTCGAACCCTCCCTCCATCCTCTCTATCTAA from Lasioglossum baleicum chromosome 11, iyLasBale1, whole genome shotgun sequence includes:
- the LOC143213447 gene encoding 3-hydroxyacyl-CoA dehydrogenase type-2 isoform X1 — encoded protein: MAKMQHIVAYITGGAHGIGKAVAEKIYCQGGKVVLADISCTGIKVAESLGDRALFSCTDVRAEKDVMESIKCVKEKFGGVNVLVNAAGMASVFPVYDFKKKKPHSMDAYRCMFDTNVWGVFNVTRLMAPLMAENKPDAHKQRGVIINLSSSMACEAPPEFVVYGGSKAAVAGMTMPMARGLAQKGIRVVGVCPGYIDSPMTGKTIDSYLSSPINVPFLSLNTMILFPLHLSFAFSSSAPQKPEIKKRNIQMMLTPRRYGCCEEVAHLIQACIENPLINGNNIRIDMGYRYNQTDDGQKDDAKSS
- the LOC143213447 gene encoding 3-hydroxyacyl-CoA dehydrogenase type-2 isoform X2, yielding MAKMQHIVAYITGGAHGIGKAVAEKIYCQGGKVVLADISCTGIKVAESLGDRALFSCTDVRAEKDVMESIKCVKEKFGGVNVLVNAAGMASVFPVYDFKKKKPHSMDAYRCMFDTNVWGVFNVTRLMAPLMAENKPDAHKQRGVIINLSSSMACEAPPEFVVYGGSKAAVAGMTMPMARGLAQKGIRVVGVCPGYIDSPMTAPQKPEIKKRNIQMMLTPRRYGCCEEVAHLIQACIENPLINGNNIRIDMGYRYNQTDDGQKDDAKSS